One window of Cystobacter fuscus DSM 2262 genomic DNA carries:
- a CDS encoding enoyl-CoA hydratase/isomerase family protein, with translation MSEKSTIIFEKSTPKIATITFANPPANVIAPETVTRLHEILHELENDVRVQVVIFTSNVSGFFFNHFDLRQADKFPFIPGPDSVPLWVDLVIRLSKAPFLSIAKIRGRTRGGGNELALACDLRYASREHAIFGQPEVGTGILPGGGGSERLPRLIGRDRGLEAIVTSQDYDAELAERYGWVTRTLPDAELDRFVERLATRVASFDKAVVAAAKAQVNRASLPPDADFATAYAEYTSSLAGPGFQAGFARLGRQFAEKGLEVELRLGEYLGIANAHP, from the coding sequence ATGAGCGAGAAAAGCACCATCATTTTCGAAAAATCAACGCCGAAGATCGCCACCATCACCTTCGCGAATCCGCCCGCGAATGTGATCGCGCCGGAGACCGTGACACGATTGCACGAGATCCTCCATGAACTCGAGAATGACGTTCGAGTTCAGGTTGTCATCTTCACGAGCAACGTCAGCGGCTTCTTCTTCAATCACTTCGATCTTCGGCAAGCCGACAAGTTTCCATTCATACCAGGCCCAGACTCCGTCCCCCTGTGGGTCGACTTGGTCATTCGCCTTTCGAAGGCTCCCTTCTTGAGCATCGCGAAGATCCGCGGACGAACGCGCGGAGGGGGCAACGAACTCGCTCTGGCGTGCGACTTGCGCTACGCGAGCCGCGAGCACGCCATCTTCGGGCAGCCGGAAGTCGGCACCGGCATCCTGCCAGGGGGGGGTGGCAGTGAACGTCTGCCACGCCTCATCGGGCGTGACCGCGGCCTCGAGGCGATTGTCACCAGCCAGGACTACGATGCCGAGCTTGCCGAGCGATACGGCTGGGTCACACGAACCTTGCCCGACGCCGAGCTCGATCGATTCGTGGAAAGGCTCGCGACCCGCGTCGCCTCCTTCGACAAGGCCGTCGTGGCTGCCGCCAAGGCGCAAGTCAACCGGGCGTCACTGCCTCCGGACGCTGATTTTGCCACGGCATATGCGGAGTACACGAGTTCGCTGGCTGGACCGGGCTTCCAGGCGGGCTTCGCGCGGCTTGGCAGGCAGTTCGCCGAGAAAGGCCTCGAGGTCGAGCTTCGGCTCGGCGAGTACCTCGGCATCGCCAACGCGCATCCCTGA